One genomic region from Solwaraspora sp. WMMD792 encodes:
- the purH gene encoding bifunctional phosphoribosylaminoimidazolecarboxamide formyltransferase/IMP cyclohydrolase translates to MNPSIDGRRPLHRALISVYDKTGLVELATMLHAAGVEIVSTGSTATTIAAADVPVVRVEDVTGFPECLDGRVKTLHPHVHAGLLADLRSADHTTQLAELGVAPFDLLVSNLYPFQQTVASGADLDGCVEQIDIGGPAMVRAAAKNHASVAVVTSVSAYPLIEQALADGGFTLRQRRALAARAFADIAEYDVAVADWCARTLVGADTDQPVDWPEFAGTALRRAAVLRYGENPHQRAALYLDPAAPAGLAQAEQLHGKEMSYNNYVDADAAWRAANDFTAPAVAIIKHANPCGIAVGVDVAEAHRKAHACDPVSAYGGVIAVNRPVTVELANQVAEIFTEVVVAPGFDPAAVEVLARKKNLRLLLAPAWQPAEVEWREVTGGRLAQTADRIDAAGDDPASWRLATGEPAAADLLADLGFAWRAVRAVKSNAILLARDGATVGVGMGQVNRVDAAELAVRRAGAGRAAGAVAASDAFFPFPDGLQVLIDAGVRAVVQPGGSIRDDEAIAAANAAGVAMYLTGTRHFFH, encoded by the coding sequence ATGAACCCGAGCATCGACGGCCGCCGCCCGCTGCACCGGGCGTTGATCAGCGTCTACGACAAGACCGGCCTGGTCGAGCTGGCCACCATGCTGCACGCCGCCGGGGTGGAGATCGTCTCCACCGGGTCGACCGCGACCACCATCGCCGCCGCCGACGTGCCGGTGGTCCGGGTGGAGGACGTGACCGGCTTCCCGGAATGCCTGGACGGCCGGGTCAAGACGCTGCACCCGCACGTGCACGCCGGGCTGCTGGCCGACCTGCGCTCCGCCGACCACACCACCCAGCTGGCCGAGCTCGGCGTCGCCCCGTTCGACCTGCTGGTGTCCAACCTGTACCCGTTCCAGCAGACCGTGGCCTCCGGTGCCGACCTGGACGGCTGTGTGGAGCAGATCGACATCGGTGGCCCGGCGATGGTGCGGGCGGCGGCGAAGAACCACGCCAGCGTCGCGGTGGTCACCTCGGTGTCGGCGTACCCGCTGATCGAGCAGGCCCTCGCCGACGGTGGCTTCACCCTGCGGCAGCGGCGCGCCCTCGCCGCCCGCGCGTTCGCCGACATCGCCGAGTACGACGTCGCGGTCGCCGACTGGTGCGCCCGGACCCTGGTCGGCGCGGACACCGACCAGCCGGTGGACTGGCCGGAGTTCGCCGGCACCGCGCTGCGCCGGGCCGCCGTGCTGCGCTACGGCGAGAACCCGCACCAGCGGGCGGCCCTCTACCTGGACCCGGCGGCACCGGCCGGGCTGGCCCAGGCCGAGCAGTTGCACGGCAAGGAGATGTCGTACAACAACTACGTCGACGCCGACGCCGCCTGGCGGGCGGCGAACGACTTCACCGCCCCGGCCGTGGCGATCATCAAGCACGCCAACCCGTGCGGCATCGCGGTCGGTGTCGACGTCGCCGAGGCACACCGCAAGGCGCACGCCTGCGACCCGGTCTCCGCGTACGGCGGGGTGATCGCGGTCAACCGGCCGGTCACCGTCGAGCTGGCCAACCAGGTCGCGGAGATCTTCACCGAGGTGGTGGTGGCCCCCGGGTTCGACCCGGCCGCGGTCGAGGTGCTGGCCCGGAAGAAGAACCTGCGGCTGCTGCTCGCCCCGGCGTGGCAGCCGGCGGAGGTCGAGTGGCGGGAGGTCACCGGCGGCCGGCTGGCGCAGACCGCCGACCGGATCGACGCCGCCGGCGACGATCCGGCGAGCTGGCGGCTGGCCACCGGTGAGCCGGCCGCCGCGGACCTGCTGGCCGACCTGGGTTTCGCCTGGCGGGCGGTACGTGCGGTGAAGAGCAACGCGATCCTGCTGGCCCGCGACGGTGCCACCGTCGGGGTCGGGATGGGCCAGGTCAACCGGGTCGACGCCGCCGAGTTGGCGGTACGCCGGGCCGGCGCCGGCCGGGCCGCCGGCGCGGTGGCCGCCTCCGACGCGTTCTTCCCGTTCCCGGACGGCCTGCAGGTGCTGATCGACGCCGGGGTACGCGCGGTGGTGCAGCCCGGTGGTTCGATCCGGGACGACGAGGCGATCGCGGCGGCGAACGCCGCCGGGGTCGCCATGTACCTGACCGGCACCCGGCACTTCTTCCACTGA
- the purN gene encoding phosphoribosylglycinamide formyltransferase, with the protein MTSSPARLVVLVSGSGTNLQALLDATEDPAYGAVVVAVGADRDGIAGLDRAKAAGVPTFVARVADHASRADWDAALTAEVAAYQPDLIVSAGFLKLVGARFLAAFGDRYVNTHNSLLPAFPGMNGPRDALAYGVKLAGATLFFVDAGVDTGPIVAQVAVPVEPDDDEASLTERIKEAERAQLVEYVGRLVRHGWTISHRKVTIR; encoded by the coding sequence GTGACCTCGTCCCCGGCCAGACTCGTGGTGCTCGTCTCCGGCTCCGGCACCAATCTGCAGGCGCTGCTCGACGCCACCGAGGACCCCGCGTACGGCGCGGTCGTCGTCGCGGTCGGCGCGGACCGGGACGGGATCGCCGGGCTGGACCGGGCCAAGGCCGCCGGGGTGCCCACCTTCGTGGCCCGAGTCGCCGACCACGCCAGCCGGGCCGACTGGGACGCCGCGCTGACCGCCGAGGTCGCCGCGTACCAGCCGGACCTGATCGTCTCGGCCGGCTTCCTGAAGCTGGTCGGCGCGCGGTTCCTGGCCGCCTTCGGGGACCGCTACGTCAACACCCACAACTCGCTGCTGCCCGCGTTCCCCGGCATGAACGGACCGCGTGACGCCCTCGCCTACGGGGTCAAGCTGGCCGGTGCCACGCTCTTCTTCGTCGACGCCGGCGTCGACACCGGACCGATCGTCGCGCAGGTCGCGGTCCCGGTCGAGCCGGACGACGACGAGGCCAGCCTGACCGAGCGGATCAAGGAAGCGGAACGGGCGCAGCTCGTCGAGTACGTCGGCCGGCTGGTCCGGCACGGCTGGACCATCTCGCATCGAAAGGTCACCATCCGATGA
- a CDS encoding NADP-dependent isocitrate dehydrogenase, translated as MAKIKVTNPVVELDGDEMTRIIWKQIREQLILPYLDVDLHYYDLSIQYRDETDDQVTVDAANAIKQHGVGVKCATITPDEARVEEFGLKKMWRSPNGTIRNILGGVVFREPIIMSNVPRLVPGWTKPIIIGRHAHGDQYKASDFVVPGPGTVTITYTPADGSAPVEMEVANFSGGGVAMGMYNFDESIRDFARASLRYGLDRGYPVYLSTKNTILKAYDGRFKDIFAEVYEAEFATEFAAAGITYEHRLIDDMVAAALKWEGGFVWACKNYDGDVQSDTVAQGFGSLGLMTSVLMTPDGRTVEAEAAHGTVTRHYRQWQKGEKTSTNPIASIFAWTRGLAHRGKLDGTPAVTEFANTLEQVCIETVEAGQMTKDLALLIDRNAPWLTTDEFMAALDGNLAKRLSA; from the coding sequence ATGGCGAAGATCAAGGTAACCAACCCGGTCGTCGAGCTCGACGGCGACGAGATGACCAGGATCATCTGGAAGCAGATCCGGGAGCAGTTGATCCTGCCCTACCTCGACGTCGACCTGCACTACTACGACCTGTCGATCCAGTACCGCGACGAGACCGACGACCAGGTGACGGTGGACGCCGCGAACGCCATCAAGCAGCACGGCGTCGGCGTCAAGTGCGCGACCATCACCCCGGACGAGGCCCGGGTCGAGGAGTTCGGCCTCAAGAAGATGTGGCGCTCCCCGAACGGCACCATCCGGAACATCCTCGGCGGCGTGGTGTTCCGCGAGCCGATCATCATGTCGAACGTCCCCCGGCTGGTGCCCGGCTGGACCAAGCCGATCATCATCGGCCGGCACGCGCACGGCGACCAGTACAAGGCCTCTGACTTCGTGGTGCCCGGGCCCGGCACGGTGACCATCACCTATACCCCGGCCGACGGCAGCGCCCCGGTCGAGATGGAGGTCGCCAACTTCTCCGGCGGCGGCGTCGCGATGGGGATGTACAACTTCGACGAGTCGATCCGTGACTTCGCCCGCGCCTCGCTGCGCTACGGTCTGGACCGCGGTTACCCGGTCTACCTGTCGACCAAGAACACCATCCTCAAGGCGTACGACGGTCGGTTCAAGGACATCTTCGCCGAGGTGTACGAGGCCGAGTTCGCCACCGAGTTCGCCGCCGCCGGGATCACCTACGAGCACCGGCTGATCGACGACATGGTCGCCGCCGCGCTCAAGTGGGAGGGCGGCTTCGTCTGGGCCTGCAAGAACTACGACGGTGACGTGCAGTCGGACACCGTCGCCCAGGGCTTCGGCTCGCTGGGGCTGATGACGTCGGTGCTGATGACCCCGGACGGCCGCACGGTGGAGGCGGAGGCCGCGCACGGCACGGTCACCCGGCACTACCGGCAGTGGCAGAAGGGCGAGAAGACGTCGACCAACCCGATCGCGTCGATCTTCGCCTGGACGCGGGGTCTGGCCCACCGCGGCAAGCTGGACGGCACTCCGGCGGTGACCGAGTTCGCCAACACGCTCGAGCAGGTCTGCATCGAGACCGTCGAGGCGGGCCAGATGACCAAGGACCTGGCGCTGCTGATCGACCGCAACGCTCCGTGGCTGACCACCGACGAGTTCATGGCGGCTCTCGACGGCAACCTGGCCAAGCGGCTGAGCGCCTGA
- a CDS encoding bifunctional methylenetetrahydrofolate dehydrogenase/methenyltetrahydrofolate cyclohydrolase, producing the protein MTATILDGKAAASAIKDNLRARVKALAEQSVVPGLGTVLVGEDPGSQAYVNGKHRDCAEVGIASIRRDLPADATQEQVEAVVAELNADPACHGYIVQLPMPKQIDTQRVLERVDPDKDADGLHPVNLGRLVLGFDAPVACTPRGIVDLLRRNGIRIRGAEVVVIGRGTTVGRPLGLLLTRRSENATVTLCHTGTLDLGDHTRRADIVIAAAGVPGLVTAEMITPGATVVDVGITRVLGENGKGQYTGDVAPDVAEVAGALAPVPGGIGPMTRAMLLTNVVELAERGLAGR; encoded by the coding sequence GTGACGGCGACAATTCTGGACGGCAAGGCGGCGGCTTCCGCCATCAAGGACAACCTTCGTGCCCGGGTCAAGGCGCTCGCGGAGCAGTCGGTGGTGCCCGGTCTCGGCACCGTGCTGGTCGGTGAGGATCCCGGCTCCCAGGCGTACGTCAACGGCAAACACCGCGACTGCGCCGAGGTCGGCATCGCCTCGATCCGCCGGGACCTGCCGGCCGACGCGACCCAGGAGCAGGTGGAGGCGGTGGTGGCCGAGCTGAACGCCGATCCGGCCTGCCACGGTTACATCGTGCAGCTGCCGATGCCGAAGCAGATCGACACCCAGCGGGTGCTTGAGCGGGTCGACCCGGACAAGGACGCCGACGGGCTGCATCCGGTGAACCTGGGCCGGCTGGTGCTCGGCTTCGACGCGCCGGTCGCCTGCACCCCGCGGGGCATCGTCGACCTGCTGCGCCGCAACGGGATCCGGATCCGGGGGGCGGAGGTGGTGGTGATCGGCCGGGGCACCACCGTCGGTCGGCCGCTGGGTCTGCTGCTGACCCGGCGCAGCGAGAACGCCACGGTGACGCTGTGCCACACCGGCACCCTGGATCTGGGCGACCACACCCGCCGGGCCGACATCGTGATCGCTGCGGCGGGCGTACCGGGGCTGGTCACCGCCGAAATGATCACGCCGGGGGCGACGGTCGTCGATGTCGGCATCACCCGGGTGCTCGGCGAGAACGGCAAGGGCCAGTACACCGGTGACGTGGCACCGGACGTGGCCGAGGTGGCCGGTGCGCTGGCCCCGGTGCCCGGCGGGATCGGCCCGATGACCCGGGCGATGCTGCTGACCAACGTCGTGGAACTGGCCGAGCGGGGCCTGGCCGGTCGGTGA
- the mdh gene encoding malate dehydrogenase: protein MGKKVTVVGAGFYGSTTAQRLAEYDVFDTVVLTDIIEGKPEGLALDLNQSRPIEGFETKAVGATTGVDGSGYEVISGSDVVIVTAGLPRKPGMSRMDLLEVNAKIVRGVAENIARYAPDAVVIVVSNPLDEMTALAQIATGFPRNRVLGQAGMLDTARFSHFVAETLAVPVATVRTLTLGSHGDTMVPVPSRCTVNGKPLTELLPADKIEELVVRTRNGGAEVVALLKTGSAYYAPSAAAARMAKAVAEDSGAVMPVCAWVTGEYGIDGVYLGVEAELGAEGVRRVVTTDLTDTELAALKEAAEAVRAKQADVADL from the coding sequence ATGGGCAAGAAGGTCACCGTCGTCGGTGCCGGCTTCTACGGCTCGACGACCGCGCAGCGCCTGGCCGAGTACGACGTCTTCGACACCGTCGTGCTGACCGACATCATCGAGGGCAAGCCCGAGGGACTGGCCCTCGATCTCAACCAGTCGCGGCCGATCGAGGGCTTCGAGACCAAGGCCGTCGGTGCGACCACCGGGGTGGACGGCTCCGGCTACGAGGTGATCTCCGGCTCGGACGTCGTCATCGTCACCGCCGGCCTGCCGCGCAAGCCGGGGATGAGCCGGATGGACCTGCTGGAGGTCAACGCCAAGATCGTCCGTGGGGTCGCGGAGAACATTGCCCGGTACGCCCCGGACGCGGTGGTCATCGTGGTGTCCAACCCGCTCGACGAGATGACCGCGCTGGCGCAGATCGCCACCGGGTTCCCGCGCAACCGGGTGCTCGGCCAGGCCGGCATGCTGGACACCGCCCGGTTCTCCCACTTCGTCGCCGAGACCCTGGCGGTACCGGTGGCGACCGTACGCACGCTGACTCTCGGCTCGCACGGTGACACCATGGTGCCGGTGCCGTCGCGGTGCACCGTCAACGGCAAGCCGCTGACCGAGCTGCTGCCGGCGGACAAGATCGAGGAGCTGGTGGTCCGGACCCGCAACGGCGGGGCCGAGGTCGTCGCCCTGCTCAAGACCGGGTCGGCGTACTACGCGCCGTCGGCGGCGGCGGCCCGGATGGCCAAGGCGGTGGCCGAGGACTCCGGCGCGGTGATGCCGGTCTGCGCCTGGGTCACCGGGGAGTACGGCATCGACGGCGTCTACCTGGGCGTGGAGGCCGAGCTCGGGGCCGAGGGTGTCCGTCGGGTGGTGACCACCGACCTGACCGACACGGAGCTGGCCGCACTGAAGGAGGCCGCTGAGGCGGTCCGGGCCAAGCAGGCGGACGTGGCCGATCTCTGA
- a CDS encoding DUF4190 domain-containing protein, producing the protein MKELSVQPGYPGQDPYGQQPQQPQDPTSSPPSDPYGQQPPSSGQPYSDPYGQQPPSSGQPYSDPYGQQPPPGQPYPQQPPGQPYGDPYAQQPVPGQPYPAGGYGMPGQQKNNNLGLIGMIVGIASLVLAVCCPLLGIPAGIAGAVLGFLGKNKVDQGLADNRGQAMAGLICGAIGVVLGIANSILGVLLDFGSGFNSI; encoded by the coding sequence ATGAAGGAGCTCTCTGTGCAGCCCGGCTACCCAGGCCAAGATCCGTACGGCCAGCAGCCCCAGCAGCCCCAGGACCCGACCTCGTCGCCACCGTCCGACCCGTACGGCCAGCAGCCGCCGTCCTCGGGGCAGCCCTACTCGGACCCGTACGGCCAGCAGCCGCCGTCTTCGGGGCAGCCCTACTCGGACCCGTACGGCCAACAGCCGCCGCCGGGGCAGCCGTACCCGCAGCAGCCGCCGGGGCAGCCCTACGGTGACCCGTACGCGCAGCAGCCGGTGCCGGGCCAGCCGTACCCCGCCGGCGGCTACGGCATGCCGGGCCAGCAGAAGAACAACAACCTGGGCCTGATCGGCATGATCGTCGGCATCGCCTCGCTGGTGCTGGCCGTGTGCTGCCCGCTGCTCGGCATTCCGGCCGGGATCGCCGGCGCGGTGCTCGGCTTCCTCGGCAAGAACAAGGTCGACCAGGGCCTGGCCGACAACCGTGGCCAGGCGATGGCCGGGCTGATCTGCGGCGCGATCGGGGTGGTGCTCGGCATCGCGAACTCGATCCTCGGCGTTCTGCTGGACTTCGGCAGCGGGTTCAACAGCATCTGA
- a CDS encoding pentapeptide repeat-containing protein has product MSPQQRVEERIVGADWALDEFDRVHFDRCELVDVDLTEAVLTGCVFTNCVLANVRANAARLTHCALLHCVIRRSSFFDASFADCKLTGTQFLDCTLRPLRVDGGDWGFVLLRGQDLTGTKLSGLRLREADLTEADLSRVDLSGADLGYARLTNAKLRGTDLRGADLAGVELRGLDLTGARIDLAQAVQVAAAYGADVRP; this is encoded by the coding sequence GTGTCGCCGCAGCAGCGCGTCGAGGAGCGGATCGTCGGGGCCGACTGGGCGCTCGACGAGTTCGACCGGGTGCACTTCGACCGCTGTGAGCTCGTCGACGTCGACCTGACCGAGGCGGTGCTGACCGGCTGCGTCTTCACCAACTGCGTACTCGCGAACGTGCGGGCCAACGCGGCCCGGCTGACCCACTGCGCGCTGCTGCACTGCGTGATTCGACGGTCGTCGTTCTTCGACGCGAGCTTTGCCGACTGCAAACTGACCGGCACCCAGTTCCTCGATTGCACGCTGCGCCCGCTGCGCGTCGACGGCGGGGACTGGGGGTTCGTGCTGCTGCGCGGCCAGGACCTGACCGGGACGAAGCTGTCCGGGCTGCGGCTCCGGGAGGCCGACCTGACCGAGGCGGACCTGAGCCGGGTGGATCTTTCCGGGGCGGACCTCGGCTATGCCCGGTTGACCAACGCGAAGCTGCGCGGCACGGACCTGCGTGGGGCGGATCTGGCCGGGGTCGAGCTGCGCGGCCTCGACCTCACCGGGGCGCGGATCGACCTGGCCCAGGCGGTGCAGGTCGCGGCGGCGTACGGTGCCGACGTGCGGCCCTGA
- the sucC gene encoding ADP-forming succinate--CoA ligase subunit beta codes for MDLYEYQGRELFERHGLPVLAGGVATTPEEARAIAERLGGRVVVKAQVKVGGRGKAGGVKLAEDADEAVSHATNILGMDIKGHTVGKVMLTVTADIADEYYLSYLLDRANRTFLCIASVAGGMDIEQVAAETPERVAKIAIDANVGVDEAKAAEIVTAAGFPAELTNQITEIAVRLWQAFIAEDATLVEVNPLARTPEGRVLCLDAKVTLDENAGFRHPDHEAMVDQSAVDPLEQRAKEKDLNYVKLDGSVGIIGNGAGLVMSTLDVVAYAGEAHGGVKPANFLDIGGGASAAVMANGLEIVLSDPDVRTVFVNVFGGITACDEVANGVVQALALLEQRGETVTKPLVVRLDGNNAEAGRAILDSAANPLVERVDTMDGAAERAAQLAAAASGRPEGQ; via the coding sequence GTGGACCTGTACGAGTACCAGGGGCGCGAGCTGTTCGAGCGACACGGATTGCCCGTGCTCGCCGGCGGCGTCGCCACCACCCCGGAAGAGGCCCGCGCGATCGCCGAGCGCCTCGGCGGCCGTGTCGTGGTCAAGGCCCAGGTCAAGGTCGGTGGTCGAGGCAAGGCCGGCGGCGTGAAGCTGGCCGAGGACGCCGACGAGGCGGTCAGCCACGCCACCAACATCCTCGGTATGGACATCAAGGGGCACACCGTCGGCAAGGTGATGCTGACGGTGACCGCCGACATCGCCGACGAGTACTACCTGTCGTACCTGCTGGACCGGGCCAACCGCACCTTCCTCTGCATCGCCAGTGTCGCGGGCGGGATGGACATCGAGCAGGTCGCCGCCGAGACGCCGGAGCGGGTGGCGAAGATCGCCATCGACGCCAACGTCGGGGTGGACGAGGCCAAGGCCGCCGAGATCGTCACCGCCGCCGGCTTTCCGGCCGAGCTCACCAACCAGATCACCGAGATCGCGGTCCGCCTCTGGCAGGCGTTCATCGCCGAGGACGCCACCCTGGTCGAGGTGAACCCGCTGGCCCGGACCCCCGAGGGTCGGGTGCTCTGCCTCGACGCCAAGGTCACCCTGGATGAGAACGCCGGTTTCCGGCACCCCGACCACGAGGCGATGGTCGACCAGTCCGCGGTCGACCCGCTGGAGCAGCGGGCCAAGGAGAAGGACCTCAACTACGTCAAGCTCGACGGCTCGGTCGGCATCATCGGCAACGGGGCCGGCCTGGTCATGTCCACCCTCGACGTGGTGGCGTACGCCGGCGAGGCGCACGGCGGCGTCAAACCCGCCAACTTCCTCGACATCGGCGGTGGCGCCAGCGCCGCGGTGATGGCCAACGGGCTGGAGATCGTGCTCTCCGACCCGGACGTGCGGACCGTGTTCGTCAACGTCTTCGGCGGGATCACCGCCTGCGACGAGGTGGCCAACGGCGTCGTCCAGGCGCTGGCCCTGCTCGAACAGCGCGGAGAGACGGTGACCAAGCCGCTCGTCGTCCGGCTGGACGGCAACAACGCCGAGGCGGGCCGGGCGATCCTCGACTCGGCCGCCAACCCCCTCGTCGAGCGGGTCGACACCATGGACGGAGCGGCCGAGCGGGCCGCACAGCTCGCCGCAGCGGCGTCCGGCCGCCCGGAAGGACAGTGA
- a CDS encoding DUF6350 family protein, with the protein MAAHPPDPPRTADGTASVDAVRRPGPGRDPGAARRGRAPLAVAASVTTLWAAVVSYLPVAVVMWLIRLAEGDSSILGAARIGLAAWLLGHGVPLDTSTGPLGLPPLLLSALAAWRIYRAGVHTTRAVGARHRGSAGRAIVVALAVATAYGALGAAAAHVTSSATTAVEPLRAGATLAAFGGIGALLGAGQTTGTLRRLAARCPDLLRHAARAGLVAALLVLGAGAAVAGLSVAISGGDAADTIGVYRAGVAGQAGITLLSIAYAPNATIWATAYLLGPGFALGSDTAVRTTEVTLGSLPAVPLFAGLPNGPAGGLSAALLALPVLAGMTTGWVLARRWPAGTDRGGAGLPGWAVLIGAALISGPVAGLFLGGAAAVSGGPLGAGRLADVGPVAWQVAVVSSAVVAVGAVVGAAAARAVAAPPADRSAPRQRRSVAARSAAARSGAGQGHPGNDTGRPGRSGTP; encoded by the coding sequence ATGGCAGCCCACCCCCCGGATCCGCCACGGACGGCGGACGGTACCGCGTCGGTCGACGCCGTTCGGCGCCCAGGCCCCGGCCGCGACCCCGGTGCCGCCCGCCGTGGCCGGGCTCCGCTGGCCGTCGCGGCCTCGGTGACCACCCTGTGGGCCGCGGTCGTGTCCTACCTGCCGGTCGCGGTGGTGATGTGGCTGATCCGGCTCGCCGAAGGCGACTCGTCGATCCTCGGCGCGGCCCGGATCGGTCTGGCCGCCTGGCTGCTCGGGCACGGCGTACCGCTGGACACCTCGACCGGCCCGCTCGGGCTGCCGCCGCTGCTGCTCAGCGCGCTCGCCGCCTGGCGGATCTACCGGGCCGGCGTGCACACCACCCGGGCGGTCGGTGCCCGGCACCGCGGATCCGCCGGCCGGGCGATCGTCGTCGCGCTTGCCGTCGCGACCGCGTACGGCGCGCTCGGTGCCGCCGCCGCGCACGTCACCAGCAGCGCTACCACGGCGGTCGAACCGCTGCGGGCCGGGGCCACGCTGGCGGCGTTCGGCGGGATCGGCGCGTTGCTCGGAGCCGGCCAGACCACCGGAACGCTGCGCCGACTGGCGGCGCGCTGCCCCGACCTGCTCCGGCACGCGGCGCGGGCCGGGCTGGTCGCCGCGCTGCTGGTGCTCGGTGCCGGCGCCGCCGTGGCCGGGCTGTCCGTGGCGATCAGCGGTGGGGACGCCGCCGACACCATCGGGGTGTACCGGGCCGGGGTGGCCGGGCAGGCCGGGATCACGCTGCTCAGCATCGCCTACGCGCCGAACGCCACCATCTGGGCGACCGCCTACCTACTTGGGCCGGGCTTCGCGCTCGGATCCGACACGGCGGTACGGACCACCGAAGTCACCCTCGGCAGCCTGCCGGCGGTCCCGTTGTTCGCCGGGCTGCCCAACGGCCCGGCCGGCGGGCTCAGCGCGGCGCTGCTCGCCCTGCCGGTGCTGGCCGGGATGACCACCGGGTGGGTGCTGGCCCGCCGCTGGCCGGCGGGGACCGACCGGGGTGGTGCCGGGCTGCCCGGCTGGGCTGTGCTGATCGGTGCTGCCCTGATCAGCGGGCCGGTGGCCGGACTGTTCCTGGGCGGTGCGGCGGCCGTGTCCGGCGGGCCGCTCGGTGCCGGACGGCTCGCCGACGTCGGCCCGGTCGCCTGGCAGGTGGCGGTGGTGTCGAGCGCGGTGGTCGCGGTCGGGGCGGTGGTCGGCGCGGCGGCGGCGCGGGCGGTGGCGGCGCCCCCGGCGGACCGGTCCGCGCCCCGCCAGCGACGGTCCGTCGCCGCCCGGTCCGCCGCCGCCCGGTCCGGTGCCGGGCAGGGACATCCCGGCAACGACACAGGGCGCCCCGGACGATCCGGGACGCCCTGA
- a CDS encoding cobalamin B12-binding domain-containing protein, giving the protein METRIRVVVAKPGLDGHDRGVKVVARALRDAGIEVIYTGLHQTPEQIVETAIQEDADAIGLSVLSGAHLTLFRRVLDLLGERGADDIVVFGGGIVPDEDIAALSALGVARIFTPGASTADIVDWVRGNVPAR; this is encoded by the coding sequence ATGGAGACTCGGATCCGGGTGGTGGTGGCGAAGCCTGGTCTCGACGGCCACGACCGCGGCGTCAAAGTGGTGGCCAGGGCGTTGCGGGATGCCGGCATCGAAGTCATCTACACCGGTCTGCACCAGACACCGGAGCAGATCGTCGAGACCGCCATCCAGGAGGATGCCGACGCCATCGGGCTCTCCGTGCTGTCCGGCGCGCACCTGACGCTGTTCCGCCGAGTGCTCGACCTGCTGGGCGAGCGGGGTGCGGACGACATCGTGGTCTTCGGTGGAGGCATCGTCCCCGACGAGGACATCGCGGCACTCAGTGCGCTCGGCGTGGCCAGGATCTTCACCCCTGGGGCGAGCACCGCCGACATCGTCGACTGGGTCCGCGGCAACGTCCCCGCCCGGTGA
- the sucD gene encoding succinate--CoA ligase subunit alpha has protein sequence MAIWLTKDSKVIVQGMTGSEGSKHTRRMLAAGTTVVGGVNPRKAGQQVEFGDTRLPVFANVGEAMKETGADVTVIFVPPAFCKAAVIEAIDAEIPLAVVITEGIPVHDSTAFWAYNTAKGGKTRIVGPNCPGIASPGASNAGIIPADITPAGRIGLVSKSGTLTYQLMYELRDIGFSTCVGIGGDPVIGTTHIDALAAFQEDPETDAIVMIGEIGGDAEERAAEFIKANVTKPVVGYIAGFTAPPGKTMGHAGAIISGSAGTADAKKVALEAAGVKVGRTPSETARLMRQVITGG, from the coding sequence ATGGCGATCTGGCTGACCAAGGACTCCAAGGTCATCGTGCAGGGGATGACCGGCTCCGAGGGCTCCAAGCACACCCGGCGGATGCTCGCCGCCGGCACCACCGTCGTCGGCGGGGTCAACCCGCGCAAGGCCGGGCAGCAGGTCGAGTTCGGCGACACCCGGCTGCCGGTGTTCGCCAACGTCGGCGAGGCGATGAAGGAGACCGGAGCCGACGTCACGGTCATCTTCGTCCCGCCGGCGTTCTGCAAGGCGGCGGTGATCGAGGCGATCGACGCCGAGATCCCGCTCGCCGTGGTGATCACCGAAGGCATCCCGGTGCACGACTCGACCGCCTTCTGGGCCTACAACACGGCCAAGGGCGGCAAGACCAGGATCGTCGGTCCGAACTGTCCGGGCATCGCCTCCCCGGGTGCCTCGAACGCCGGCATCATTCCGGCGGACATCACCCCGGCCGGCCGGATCGGCCTGGTCAGCAAGAGCGGCACGCTGACCTACCAGCTGATGTACGAGCTGCGCGACATCGGCTTCTCCACCTGCGTCGGTATCGGCGGTGACCCGGTCATCGGCACCACCCACATCGACGCGCTGGCGGCCTTCCAGGAGGACCCGGAGACCGACGCGATCGTGATGATCGGCGAGATCGGCGGCGACGCCGAGGAGCGGGCCGCGGAGTTCATCAAGGCGAACGTGACCAAACCGGTGGTCGGCTACATCGCCGGGTTCACCGCCCCGCCCGGCAAGACGATGGGCCACGCCGGTGCGATCATCTCCGGCTCGGCGGGCACCGCCGACGCCAAGAAGGTCGCGCTGGAGGCGGCCGGAGTCAAGGTCGGCCGTACGCCGAGCGAGACCGCCCGGCTGATGCGTCAGGTGATCACCGGCGGCTGA